One Thiocapsa sp. genomic window carries:
- a CDS encoding glycosyltransferase gives MKISVITATWNCVETVGDCLASVAGQSYPDLEHILIDGGSRDGTLDALQPHRARLAVLVSEPGRQAGGAGVEESVEGAAVFSAGMMGRRVGLWAENGG, from the coding sequence ATGAAGATTTCGGTCATCACGGCCACCTGGAACTGCGTCGAGACGGTCGGCGACTGCTTGGCCTCGGTGGCCGGGCAGTCCTATCCGGACCTGGAGCATATCCTGATCGACGGCGGGAGCCGGGACGGGACGCTGGATGCGCTGCAGCCCCATCGCGCCCGGCTTGCGGTGCTGGTGAGCGAACCGGGTCGGCAGGCCGGTGGCGCTGGCGTGGAAGAATCTGTCGAAGGTGCCGCAGTTTTTTCGGCGGGGATGATGGGGAGGAGGGTCGGGCTTTGGGCC